CCGCGAGAACATTGTCTTCCCGGGATAAACCGGTGCACAGTCCGTTCAATGCCTGCTGGATACGACCACCGAAATCGGCCCAGCTCTCGTGTTCTCCGACAAGGGTGCCGTCCACCCAGCCCTGATAGGCACCACGGAACGTCCGCCAGTAATCCACGGCGTCCCGTTTTTGGTGGCCGGCCACATCGGCGCTGCCGGTATGGCTGGCATAAAGCGCGTGACCATCGTACTCGTCCAGGCCGGGATGGATATCCAGGGTAGGTGGATTGTCGGTGGCGGCGAGCAGGCTTTTGGCGGTGTCCTGTTGTCGCATCAACTCGCCAGCCAGGGCCCGTTTGAAAGTGACGCCCCGTTCACGGAAATACTCGCCAAGCCAGCGTGCCTGTTGGTGCCCGAGCTCGGAAAGCTGATCGTAATTGTCTTCGCCGAAGGCCGCTTGGCCGTGACGTACCAGAAACAGTTTGGCCATGAACGCTCCGTTCTGCCGATTCGGGAAACGGCAGATGATCCATGGCGGTGACGGCGCTGTCCAGCCATGCCTGGTTACAATCGGCGGAATGGACGAGGCGGGGCCGCGCCGGGAAGACGGAGGATAGGTAAAAAATGTCGCGTCGGCGGTTGCCGCCGAGGCTTCAGGTTGACGCTACGTCAAGTGTTATCCTGAAGGATCACGCCATAGAATAGGGCGCTTTCCGGCAAACCGGTATGTCCTTTGCGGTATCCGGGTGGTTCGGGTACCCGTGACGAGGGCCGGGAGGGCCCCGTTTTCAGATGGCCAGGTTACAAAACAGGTGAGTCATGCTTGACCAAAACGAAATTGAGTTGTTCCGCGATAACGTCCGCAAGTTTCTCGAGAAGGAAGTCGCGCCGCACTATGATCAGTGGGAGAAAGAGGAGAAGTTTCCCCGCGAATTGTGGAACCAGTTAGGTGAGAACGGGTTTCTGTGTGTGGACGTACCGGAGGCCTACGGTGGCTTTGGCGCCGATTTTCGGCTTTCCGCGGTGATCGTGGAGGAAGCCTCCCGTTTGGGGTTCGGCGCTCTGGCGTCCAACCTGTCCGTGCACTCCGACATTGTTGCCCCTTATATCCTGCACCTGGGCACGGAGGAGCAGAAACAGGCCTGGTTGCCGAAGATGGTGACCGGGGAAGCGGTGGGCTCCATTGGCATGACCGAGCCCGGCGCCGGTTCCGATCTGCAAGGCATGAAAACCCGCGCGGAGAAAGACGGCGACCACTATGTGATCAATGGTCAGAAGACTTTTATCACCAATGGCCAGCACAGCGACGTTATCGTTCTGGCCACCAAAACCGACGCCAATGCCGGTGCCAAGGGCGTGACCCTGTTTACCGTGGACGCCACCACCGCGGGTTTTTCCCGTGGCCGTAATCTGGAAAAGATGGGCCATCACGCGGCGGATACCTCGGAGTTGTTTTTCCAGGACGTCCGCGTTGGCGCGGACCAGATTCTGGGCGGAGAGGGCAAGGGCTTCTTTAACCTGATGAACGAACTGCCCCGTGAGCGCCTGATCCTGGCGCTGAGCGCGGTGGCCGCTTGCGAGGGCATGCTGGAGCGGACCATCGAGTACGTTCAGGAGCGCCAGGCGTTCGGGCAGTCGGTGGCCAAATTCCAGAATACCCGTTTCGTGCTTGCCAACCTGCATGCCATGGTCGAGGTCAACAAAGCCTTTACCAGCCAGTGCATCGAGCAGTACGGCCGTGGTGAACTGAGCACCACCAACGCCTCCATCGCCAAGCTGATGACCACGGAACTGCAGGGCAAGGTGGCGGACCAGTGCCTGCAGCTGTTCGGCGGTTACGGTTACATGAAGGAGTATCCGATTTCCCGGGACTACGTGGACGCCCGCATTCAGCGTATCTACGGCGGTACCAGCGAGATCATGAAGGAAATCATCGCCCGGGATATCCTCGGCCGCTAAGCGCCTCCGCGCTGGCCACCGTTTCCATACTGACCACATAGCGCAGCGGCCCTCCCGCTGCGCTGGCGTCAAAGGGATAGCAGGTCACCAGCGCCAGCGTTTGCGGGTCCGCCGGTGGTTGCAGGGTGTCCCGGCGGGTGTCGGCCACTTCGGTGGCCGTCACCCGGTAACGGGCCCAGCGCCCGTCCGCCTTCTGCAGGCTCAACCGGTCTTCCTTTTCCAGCCCCTGCAGAAAGCGGAAGTGCGTGTCCCGGTGTCCGGCCACCACCCAGCCGCCGCCGGCGGTCGCCATCCGGCCGGGGCCGAACGCCAGCGCCTGACCGCTGGCGCTTTCCAGGACATACAGATCCTTGCCGCGGTTGTCGGTCAGCCGTGCCACTGGCCAGGTGTCCGCCCACGGCCAGGGAGGATGATGACCGCCTTCGGCCAGAGTCCTTTCCCAGGCCCGGGCGATCAGCGCCTGGGCCACCCAGGCCTTGGCTTCGATCCAGGTCGCCTTGCCGGCCACCAGTATCAGCAAGCCCAGGACCACCCCCAGCAGCAGACGCTCACTCCTGGCCACGGTGGCGTCTCCGGCGGAACACCAGAATTAACAGCAGGCCGGTGAGGGCAAGTACCACGGCCTGTCGCCAGAGCCGGTCCACGCCGGTGGCGGTGGCGGGCCACGCCAGACCATCGGGAAGGGTGTTGGCGATGTTCTCCCGGATCAACGGCTCGTCCAGCGGACGGGAAGGGGTACGCTCGATCGCCACGAAGCTGGTGTAGCGGCTCATCAACGAATGCTCCAGTGCCACGTCGGTGAGCAGTGGACGGATCACTTGTTCCGCTTCGCCCAGCGCCAGCCGGTCGTTCAGCGCCTCGATCTTGTTACGGGCCCAAAGGCGGGCGATGCCGGGATGTTGCCGCCCTTCGGGCAGTTGCAGGGTCTGTTCCCATGGGGCAGGAGTGAGACCGGTCAAGGTCAGGTACTCGGGAACACGATTCAGCTTCAATGTCAGCAGCAGCGGCTCACTGGCGTACAGATCAGGAATACGGCGTGGCCAGACTTCCGCTTCCACACCCGGCGGCAGGGTCAGCCGCACATCGCGGATCACCGGGTTTTCCAGCTTCACGAACAGGTCATTCATGGCTTTCGACACTTCCTGCAAGTTGCCGATGTAGGTGAAGGTGCCGCGGCCGAACTGCGCCGCCTTGCGCATGAAATGACTGTTGGGGCTGGAACCGATGCCGACGGTAAACAGGCGGGCCGAACCCAGGCGCCGATGAATCAGGTTGAAAATGCCGTCCTCATTGGTCACCGCGCCATCGGTGATGAACATCACCTGGCGCAGGTATTCGGCATCGGCGGGCATGGTCAGCGCGGTGTGCAAGGCGGGCAGCATCTCGGTGCCGCCGCTGGCTTTCAGGCCGGTGACGAAACGGCGTGCCTGTTGCAAGTGCGCCTCGTCGGCGGGCATGGGTGCCGCGAACAGGGCGTGATGGACGCTGTTGAACTCGATCACATTGAAGCGGTCGCCAGGGCGCAGATGCGCCAGCGCTTCCAGCAGACTGGCGCGGGCCTGCCGGATGGAGGCGCCGCTCATGGAGCCGGAGGTATCAATGATGAACAAGGTTTCCCGGGGCAGGGCGCGGGTGGCGGCGGGGTGCGAGGGCGGGGTCAGCATCACCAGCGCGTAGTGTTCGCCATTCACATTCTCCACGAACAGGCTGCCGCGACTTTGTTCGGCGTTGGCGATGCGCCAGTGCAGCAGGAAATCCCGATCCATGGGCACCAGGCCGTCGCTGGGATGGATCCGATAGAGGCCACGGGCGCCGTCCACGTCCAGATCGTGACTGCCGCTGTCCGGCGGCAGGATCGATTGGCCGGCATCCAGCTCCACCCGCAGACGGGCCATATTGGGGGCGGCGCTGCTATCCGGGGAATGGAAGGGGCCGGAAAGGTTCTCGTCGCCTTCGGGCTGGTAACGCGGCGTCAGCGTCATCGGCACCCTCAGCCGGAAGTCATTGCCCTGTACATCCACGGTCTGGCTGTAGTGCAAGGTGACTTCGACGCGCTCGCCGGGGGCGATATTGGCCACGGAAGTGGTGAACAGGTTGCTGTGACGTTGCTCCACCAGCCCGGCGCGATGGCCGTCCCTCTTGGCCTGCTGGTAGCGGCGTTTGGCTTCCTGTTTCGGCTGGATCTCGCCGACGATACGGCGTTCGCCCACCGTCAGGGTCATACCGGTGACCGCCGCCTGCTCCGGCAGCGGAAACACATAACGTCCTTCGCTGAAGAGCGCGCCTTCGTTTTGGAACGACTGCACCAGGGTGACCTGGGCCACCGGTCCGCTGATATGGATGTCCACATCAGTGGAGAGCAGGGTTGCCGGTACCTCCTGGCCATCGTCATCGAACATCAGGAACACGCCGCTGCCCGGTTCCGCCGGAGTACCCCGGGGCACGGCGTGGGCGGTGGCGGACAACAGCAGCGCGGCCAGGCACAACAAAGCCCAGGGCAAGGCGGTTCGGGGCGCGGCATCGGGCCGCGTGGCAAGCAGGCGAATGATCATGTCGGTTCCCCTCGCAGGTTAGGTCGGGGAGAGCATGGACGGCCTGAATGAGACTCTTATGTGGCTTTTGTGTGGAAGGGATGAGGGAAGCCCATCAGCCCATCGCGGCTCGTGAGCGGAGGGCCGCGATGGGCCTTAGCTTTCCCGTTTGGCCACGGCCCGCAGCACGATCCGGCATTGGTTCTCGCCATACTCGCGAATGTCCGCCGCGGCCTTTTCGGGATCCCGCGCCAGCACGTTTTCCAGCAGCCGCTGGAAGATGCGCAGGGACACATCGAACTCGGTGGTTTCTTCCTGCAGGGCGATGAAGGAGAACCGCTTCAACAAGGGCATAAGGTCGGTGATATCGGCCGCCAGGTAGCGATTGTCCGCGAAACGGTCGGTGGCGATCTCGACGAAACGGAAGGCCAGCTGGTGGCCACCCTGTACGTCCCCCTGGTCATAGCAGCGCTGAAAGTCCGGCAGCATGGTGGCGAGATCCTCGATCTGGCCCGGTCGCCAGTTGCTGGCCGCCATGGCCGCCAGACGGGAAAGCAGCAGAAACAGGAAGTCGTAGAGGTCGCGGACCTCGCTTTCGCTGACCTCGCAAACCCGCGCACCACGGCGTGGCTGCAATTCGATCAAATGCTGCTTCTCCAAGAGCCTGAAGGCCTCTCGGAGTGAGTTGGTGCTCACTTCAAGCTGTTTGGCCAACTCCGCCTCCGGCAGCTTCTCTCCCGGTTTGCGCTCGCCGCGGACAATCTGCTCGGCCA
This sequence is a window from Alloalcanivorax dieselolei B5. Protein-coding genes within it:
- a CDS encoding VIT domain-containing protein, whose protein sequence is MIIRLLATRPDAAPRTALPWALLCLAALLLSATAHAVPRGTPAEPGSGVFLMFDDDGQEVPATLLSTDVDIHISGPVAQVTLVQSFQNEGALFSEGRYVFPLPEQAAVTGMTLTVGERRIVGEIQPKQEAKRRYQQAKRDGHRAGLVEQRHSNLFTTSVANIAPGERVEVTLHYSQTVDVQGNDFRLRVPMTLTPRYQPEGDENLSGPFHSPDSSAAPNMARLRVELDAGQSILPPDSGSHDLDVDGARGLYRIHPSDGLVPMDRDFLLHWRIANAEQSRGSLFVENVNGEHYALVMLTPPSHPAATRALPRETLFIIDTSGSMSGASIRQARASLLEALAHLRPGDRFNVIEFNSVHHALFAAPMPADEAHLQQARRFVTGLKASGGTEMLPALHTALTMPADAEYLRQVMFITDGAVTNEDGIFNLIHRRLGSARLFTVGIGSSPNSHFMRKAAQFGRGTFTYIGNLQEVSKAMNDLFVKLENPVIRDVRLTLPPGVEAEVWPRRIPDLYASEPLLLTLKLNRVPEYLTLTGLTPAPWEQTLQLPEGRQHPGIARLWARNKIEALNDRLALGEAEQVIRPLLTDVALEHSLMSRYTSFVAIERTPSRPLDEPLIRENIANTLPDGLAWPATATGVDRLWRQAVVLALTGLLLILVFRRRRHRGQE
- a CDS encoding histidine phosphatase family protein; this translates as MAKLFLVRHGQAAFGEDNYDQLSELGHQQARWLGEYFRERGVTFKRALAGELMRQQDTAKSLLAATDNPPTLDIHPGLDEYDGHALYASHTGSADVAGHQKRDAVDYWRTFRGAYQGWVDGTLVGEHESWADFGGRIQQALNGLCTGLSREDNVLAVSSGGVIGTTIAGLLQTAPRSAIELNFQFRNSAFCEIIVGRSEWRLSTFNALPHLDRPDRRDAITFV
- a CDS encoding acyl-CoA dehydrogenase family protein; the encoded protein is MLDQNEIELFRDNVRKFLEKEVAPHYDQWEKEEKFPRELWNQLGENGFLCVDVPEAYGGFGADFRLSAVIVEEASRLGFGALASNLSVHSDIVAPYILHLGTEEQKQAWLPKMVTGEAVGSIGMTEPGAGSDLQGMKTRAEKDGDHYVINGQKTFITNGQHSDVIVLATKTDANAGAKGVTLFTVDATTAGFSRGRNLEKMGHHAADTSELFFQDVRVGADQILGGEGKGFFNLMNELPRERLILALSAVAACEGMLERTIEYVQERQAFGQSVAKFQNTRFVLANLHAMVEVNKAFTSQCIEQYGRGELSTTNASIAKLMTTELQGKVADQCLQLFGGYGYMKEYPISRDYVDARIQRIYGGTSEIMKEIIARDILGR
- a CDS encoding class GN sortase, whose translation is MARSERLLLGVVLGLLILVAGKATWIEAKAWVAQALIARAWERTLAEGGHHPPWPWADTWPVARLTDNRGKDLYVLESASGQALAFGPGRMATAGGGWVVAGHRDTHFRFLQGLEKEDRLSLQKADGRWARYRVTATEVADTRRDTLQPPADPQTLALVTCYPFDASAAGGPLRYVVSMETVASAEALSGRGYPGR
- a CDS encoding GntR family transcriptional regulator, translated to MTLRAVSLSEQIADHLAEQIVRGERKPGEKLPEAELAKQLEVSTNSLREAFRLLEKQHLIELQPRRGARVCEVSESEVRDLYDFLFLLLSRLAAMAASNWRPGQIEDLATMLPDFQRCYDQGDVQGGHQLAFRFVEIATDRFADNRYLAADITDLMPLLKRFSFIALQEETTEFDVSLRIFQRLLENVLARDPEKAAADIREYGENQCRIVLRAVAKRES